The genomic DNA CGATCGCGAGCGTGTACTGAATCAGGTCGTTCGTGCCGATCGACAGGAAATCGAGCCGCTTCAGGAACAACGGCAGCGCGATCGCCGCCGCCGGAATCTCGATCATCGCGCCGACCTGCACATTCGGGTCGTACGCAAGCCCTGCGTCGTCGAGCTGGTGCTTCGCCTCGCGAATCAGGTCGAGCGTCTGATCGATTTCCTGCGCGTGCGCGAGCATCGGAATCAGGATCTTCACGCCGCCGAACGCCGACGCGCGCAAGATTGCGCGCAACTGCGTAAGGAACATCTGCGGCTCGGACAGGCTCCAGCGAATCGCGCGCAACCCGAGCGCGGGGTTCGGCGCGGTCTCGTAGCCGTCGCCGGTGCTGCCCATCGATTCGAGCGGCTTGTCCGCGCCGACGTCGATCGTGCGGATCGTCACCGGCATGCCGTTCATCAACTCGACCGCGCGGCGATAGGCGTCGAACTGCTCTTCCTCTTCGGGCAGCCGGCCGTCCTTCTGGTTCATGAACAGGAACTCAGTGCGAAACAGGCCCACGCCGGTCGCGCCGGCATCGATCGCCGCGCGCGCGTCGTCCGGCAATTCGATGTTGGCGCACAGTTCGATGTTCGTGCCGCACAGCGTTTTGGTCGGCGAGAACTTGAGCCGTTGCAGCTTGCGCTGCTCGAGCGCCTTCTCGCTTTGCCGGTACGAATATTCTTCGAGAACGATCGGCGCGGGATCGACGATCACGACACCGTTATCGCCGTCCACGATGATCAGATCGTCCTGGCGGATCAGCGCGCTCGCCTGCTGCACGCCGACCGCAGCCGGAATGCCGAGGCTGCGCGCAACGATCGCCGTATGCGAGGTGCGGCCGCCGAGATCGGTCACAAAGCCCTGGAACGTCTGCGTCTTGAACTGCATCATGTCGGCCGGCGCAATGTCGTGCGCGACGACAATCATCTCGTCGCAGGCGCCGTGCGCGCCGTGCGCGAGATTCACCGAAGCGCCCGCGAGCGCTTTCAGCACACGTTCGACGACCTGCTCGATATCGGCCTTGCGCTCGCGCAGGTATTCGTCGTCGACTTCGTCGAAGTGGCGCGACAGGCGCTCGAGCTGCTCGGTCAGCGCCCATTCGACGTTGTAGCGGCGCGTGCGGATCAGATCGAAGGTTTCCTGCACGAGCATCGCGTCGTTCAGGATCATCGAATGGACGTCGATGAACGCGCCCATCTCGGTCGGCGCATCGGCGGCCAGATCGGCGCGCAATGCGTTGAGTTCATCCGTGACGACGAGTTGGGCTGAGCGAAAGCGTTCGATCTCGCCTTCGATTTCGGCGGGTTCGATCAGATAGTGGTCGACGTCAAGTGCGGCCGGGGCGATCAGATAGGCCCGCCCGATGGCAATACCGCGTGACACGGGAATTCCATGCAGCGTGAACGACACGCGCACCTCCTCTAGTTGTTTGATGCCGCGGCAAACCGCTGCAGTGCTCTCAGACCCCGCCCACGATTATAGATTCCGCGGCATCCCCGTGTGCTGTGCGATGCAGCAGAAAAACCTTCACTTGGAACGCAATAATGCTTAGGAAATGTCCGCGGATTTGAGATCGGCTGGCGGCCGAAGCCCGCCATCGTGGACACGCCCGACATGCCACAAGCAAAAACGCCGCGGAATAGCCGCGGCGTTTTTTCGCATCAGGCACAATGCCGCGGCTTGCTATTGGCCTTCGCCGAATTTGTCAGCGATCAGTTTCAACAGCGCATCCATCGCTTCTTTTTCGTCGGAGCCTTCGGTCTCGATCAGCACGCTGCTGCCGATGCCCGCTGCCAGCATCATCACGCCCATGATGCTCTTTGCGTTGATGCGGCGGCCGTTGCGGCTCATCCAGATTTCGGACTGGAAGTTCGCGGCCAGTTGCGTCAGCTTGGCCGACGCGCGCGCGTGCAGACCGAGCTTGTTCACGATTGTCGTTTCCTGTTGCAGCATCTGATGATCCGAAAAGCGGTTATTAAAGTTGTCGGTGCTGGAATGGGTGCTGCTCGTAGCGTGGGTCTTGCGTGTGCGAACCTCGTGCGGGTCGTGCGTGCCTTGCGGACCCTTTCCGGACGACAAACAGATTCACCGAAAGACACCGCCGACGCTTATCGGCCGCTCGCCTTGCCGCTCGCTTCAGCTTTCGCCGCCGCATTCGCACCGAGGTCGCAGTCCGGCGGCAACGCCGGCATGCAGTCCGCGTCGCTCGCAATCGGCGCGGCGGGCGGCGGCGTGGCCGGGCCGACCGAATGGATGCCTTTCGTTGCACCCGCGAGCGCCTTGTCGACGAGCGTATCCAGCGGCGTAGCACGGTAGCACACCGCGCGCACGAGCATCGGCAGATTGACGCCCGCGACGACGCGCACGTCCGGTATCGCCGCCAGTCGGCCCGCGATATTCGATGGCGTCGCGCCGAACATATCGGTCATCACGAGCGCGCCGTTCTCTTCCTTCAGACGTTCGATCTCGTGATGCGCGAGCGCGACGATCTGCGCGGGATCGCAATCGGGCGTGACGTCGATGACGCCGATGCGGGCGGGCAAGCCGCCGTAAATGTGCGCGACACACTCGCGTAACGCGGTAGCGAACGGAGCATGCGCAATGATCAGAATGCCTGCCATGTCAGCCTTGCTGCAAGAAACGGCCCGCTGTCGTGACCTGGAAGTCGTGACCCAAAGGCGCGACCGGTATCGAACCGGGGCTGCCTCGGGCGCGCGGCACCTTGCCCGCCTGATCCGCCTTTCCGTCGCAGGGGGCCCGAACACACTGCCCGGGGACCGAACGTCTGCGGAAATTCACGCAGATCAAAGCGCGAGCCGGCATTGTAACAGCGTCATTTTCGCGCCTTCGGCCAATTCCCGCTTGCAACGTGCGAACTGCGGCGCGCGGCGCCAGGCCTACCCGACCGCGCGCTCCAACGCATCGATGAACATGCCGGCCACGTCGAAGCCGGTCTGATCCATGATCTCGCGAAAGCACGTCGGGCTCGTCACGTTGACTTCGGTGAGCCAGTCGCCGATCGCGTCGAGCCCGACCAGCAGCAGGCCGCGCGCGGCCAGCACGGGCGCGAGCGCTTCAGCGATCTCGCGGTCGCGCGACGTGAGCGGCCGCGCCACGCCAAGGCCGCCCGCGGCGAGGTTGCCGCGCACTTCGTTGCCCTGCGGAATGCGTGCGAGCGAGTACGGTACCGCTTCGCCGCCGATCAGCAGGATGCGCTTGTCGCCGTCCTTGATCTCGGGGATGAATTTCTGCGCCATCACGGTCCGCGCGCCATCGTGGCTCAGCATCTCGACGATCGAGCCGAGATTCATGCCGTCGGCCTTCACGCGAAACACCCCCATGCCGCCCATGCCGTCGAGCGGCTTCAGGATCACGTCGCCGTGCTCGGCGTGGAATTCGCGCAGGCGCGCCGCGTCACGCGTGACGAGCGTCGGCGCGACAAACTGCGGAAACTCGCCGATCGCGAGCTTTTCCGAATGGTCTCGAATGGCCTGCGGCTTGTTGAAGATGCGTGCGCCCGCGCGCTCCGCGAGTTCGAGCAGCCACGTCGAGGTGACGTACTCCATGTCGAACGGCGGATCCTTGCGCATCAGCACCGCGCCGAAGCTCGTCAGCGCGCGCGGCACCGCTTCCTGGCCCGCGAACCACGGTTCGCGGTGACTATCCGCTTCGTCGCCGACAATCTCGAAGCGCTGCGCGCTCGCTTCGACCGCCCCGCCCGTCCACGCCAGATGACGCGGCTCGCACGTGTAGAGCGTGTGGCCGCGGCGCGCGGCCTCGGCCATCATCGCGTACGTCGTGTCCTTGTAGATCTTGAAGCGGGAAAGCGGGTCGGCGATAAAAAGAATGTCCATGGAATACCTGGTGCAGCCACGCGGGCTCGCGT from Paraburkholderia edwinii includes the following:
- the ptsP gene encoding phosphoenolpyruvate--protein phosphotransferase, with product MSFTLHGIPVSRGIAIGRAYLIAPAALDVDHYLIEPAEIEGEIERFRSAQLVVTDELNALRADLAADAPTEMGAFIDVHSMILNDAMLVQETFDLIRTRRYNVEWALTEQLERLSRHFDEVDDEYLRERKADIEQVVERVLKALAGASVNLAHGAHGACDEMIVVAHDIAPADMMQFKTQTFQGFVTDLGGRTSHTAIVARSLGIPAAVGVQQASALIRQDDLIIVDGDNGVVIVDPAPIVLEEYSYRQSEKALEQRKLQRLKFSPTKTLCGTNIELCANIELPDDARAAIDAGATGVGLFRTEFLFMNQKDGRLPEEEEQFDAYRRAVELMNGMPVTIRTIDVGADKPLESMGSTGDGYETAPNPALGLRAIRWSLSEPQMFLTQLRAILRASAFGGVKILIPMLAHAQEIDQTLDLIREAKHQLDDAGLAYDPNVQVGAMIEIPAAAIALPLFLKRLDFLSIGTNDLIQYTLAIDRADNSVAHLYDPLHPAVLHLIAFTLREAKRAGVPVSVCGEMAGDPALTRLFLGMGLTEFSMHPSQLLLVKQEILRSSVKALEKPVADVLAAFEPAELEAALKRLAQA
- a CDS encoding HPr family phosphocarrier protein; this encodes MLQQETTIVNKLGLHARASAKLTQLAANFQSEIWMSRNGRRINAKSIMGVMMLAAGIGSSVLIETEGSDEKEAMDALLKLIADKFGEGQ
- a CDS encoding PTS sugar transporter subunit IIA; translated protein: MAGILIIAHAPFATALRECVAHIYGGLPARIGVIDVTPDCDPAQIVALAHHEIERLKEENGALVMTDMFGATPSNIAGRLAAIPDVRVVAGVNLPMLVRAVCYRATPLDTLVDKALAGATKGIHSVGPATPPPAAPIASDADCMPALPPDCDLGANAAAKAEASGKASGR
- the gshB gene encoding glutathione synthase, with protein sequence MDILFIADPLSRFKIYKDTTYAMMAEAARRGHTLYTCEPRHLAWTGGAVEASAQRFEIVGDEADSHREPWFAGQEAVPRALTSFGAVLMRKDPPFDMEYVTSTWLLELAERAGARIFNKPQAIRDHSEKLAIGEFPQFVAPTLVTRDAARLREFHAEHGDVILKPLDGMGGMGVFRVKADGMNLGSIVEMLSHDGARTVMAQKFIPEIKDGDKRILLIGGEAVPYSLARIPQGNEVRGNLAAGGLGVARPLTSRDREIAEALAPVLAARGLLLVGLDAIGDWLTEVNVTSPTCFREIMDQTGFDVAGMFIDALERAVG